The nucleotide sequence CGTCCAGCCCGTCCATGCCCGGCAGCATCAGGTCGAGAACAATAAGGTCAGGCCGCTCGCGCCGCGCCAAAGCCAGCGCCGCATTACCGTCCTCAGCCTCAAGAACAACGTAGCCTTCCTTCGCCAGATTAAAGCGCACCAGCTCCCGGATATTGGCTTCATCTTCCACAATTAGTATTTTCCCAGTCACCGAACAAATAGCCTCCCCTTATGTCAGAAATGAGGAGAAGAGAAAAAACCAGGCCTGCACCTGGTTTTTACACATCTATGTATCGCCTTACTTGTTGACAGCGTCTTTCAAACCTTTGCCAGCTTTGAAGACAGGGCTCTTCGAGGCCGGAATATCGATTTCCTTGCCGGTCTGCGGATTGCGTCCTTTTCTGGCTTCGCGCGTTCTTACCTCAAAGGTGCCGAACCCAATAATTTGCACTTTGTCGTTCTGAGCCAGCGCTTCTTCGATGCTGGCAAAAACGGCATTAAGCGCCTTTTCCGCGTCCTTCTTCGTCATGCCGGCTTTTTCCGCAACACTGGCGATCAATTCGGTTTTATTCACAATCCTTCCTCCTCAATATAGTTGTCCATAATTGTTACGAATAGCATTATTCGCTATTCTGGTTTTTATTCCTTCTACAAATTACCAAACATTACTTATTTTTTCCTGTTTCTTTGGCCTTAGCCTCCTCCCACAGACGGTCGAGCTCGGCCAGGGTTAGATCCTGCCACCTGAGGCCCTGCGCGGCAACCGTTTCTTCGATATGAGCGAACCGCCGCCGAAATTTGTTGTTGGTATGATTGAGAGCGGTTTCGGGATCGATGTCTAAAAAGCGCGCCAAATTAACAACGGCAAACAGTACGTCGCCCAGTTCGTCTTCGCAGCAACTTTGCTTGCCGCTTTGCACCGCGGCGCGGAGTTCGGCCAGCTCTTCGTCAATCTTCGCCC is from Thermosinus carboxydivorans Nor1 and encodes:
- a CDS encoding HU family DNA-binding protein, yielding MNKTELIASVAEKAGMTKKDAEKALNAVFASIEEALAQNDKVQIIGFGTFEVRTREARKGRNPQTGKEIDIPASKSPVFKAGKGLKDAVNK